A genome region from Hevea brasiliensis isolate MT/VB/25A 57/8 chromosome 9, ASM3005281v1, whole genome shotgun sequence includes the following:
- the LOC110657841 gene encoding probable inactive receptor kinase At5g16590: MRPQPEKLVFLFLFVILLLDTWYVVDSDLASDRTALEALRKAVRGRSLLWNLSSSPCLWVGVSCERDRVVKLRLPAMGLSGQLPVALGNLTQLQTLSLRFNALSGPIPADIGSLALLRNLYLQGNFFSGEIPVFLFNLQNLVRLNLGHNNFSGEISPSFDKLTRLGTLYLEENQLSGSIPDLNFPSLNQFNVSFNKLTGPIPQRLSGQPETAFQGNSLCGKPLIPCNGTSNGNDKLSGGAIAGIVIGCVIGFLLILMILIFLCQRKRTKQGVPKDTQEPKQSEIEISRDKAVVDRDNASTGFAGAAAVAKSEAKSGGGNKSLVFFGNTPRVFDLEDLLRASAEVLGKGTFGTTYKATLEMGVVVSVKRLKDVTVMEKEFREKIESVGKINHENLVPLSAYYYNKDEKLLVYDYMSMGSLSALLHGNRGAGRTPLNWETRSAIALGAARGIAYLHSLGPAISHGNIKSSNILLTTSFEARVADFCLAQLADPAPTPNRVDGYRAPEVTDARKVSQKADVYSFGILLLELLTGKAPTHSHLNDEGVDLPRWVQSVVKDEWTSEVFDLELLRYQNVEEYMVQLLQLAINCTTQYPDNRPSMEEVRSQIEELCHSSSQGHYPHLDIEDDKSSRHTYSVDSGAPPP, translated from the exons ATGAGACCACAACCCGAGAAACtagtctttctttttctttttgtcatCCTCTTGTTGGATACTTGGTATGTTGTAGACTCAGATCTAGCATCAGATAGGACTGCCCTTGAAGCTCTGCGAAAGGCAGTGCGTGGTCGATCGCTCCTCTGGAATCTTTCCAGCAGTCCTTGCTTATGGGTTGGTGTGTCTTGTGAACGGGATAGAGTTGTTAAGTTACGATTACCTGCTATGGGCCTTTCCGGCCAGCTTCCTGTCGCCCTTGGCAACCTTACGCAGCTGCAAACTCTTTCTCTCCGCTTCAACGCACTTTCTGGTCCAATTCCAGCTGATATAGGTAGCCTTGCATTGCTACGCAATCTTTACTTGCAAGGGAACTTTTTTTCTGGGGAGATTCCCGTGTTCTTGTTCAATTTGCAAAATTTGGTAAGACTAAACTTGGGTCATAATAATTTCTCTGGCGAAATCTCTCCGAGTTTTGATAAGTTAACGAGGCTGGGAACTCTGTATCTGGAGGAGAATCAGCTTAGTGGTTCCATTCCTGACCTGAATTTTCCTTCTCTTAATCAATTCAATGTTTCTTTTAACAAGTTAACTGGGCCTATTCCTCAGAGGCTATCTGGCCAGCCTGAAACTGCCTTTCAAGGGAATTCGCTTTGTGGGAAACCTTTGATTCCTTGCAATGGTACTTCAAATGGGAATGATAAACTCTCCGGTGGAGCCATTGCCGGCATTGTGATTGGATGTGTTATTGGATTTTTGTTGATTCTAATGATTTTGATCTTCTTGTGTCAAAGAAAGAGAACCAAACAAGGAGTTCCTAAAGATACTCAGGAGCCAAAGCAAAGCGAAATTGAAATTTCCCGCGATAAGGCAGTGGTTGACAGGGATAATGCAAGCACTGGGTTTGCCGGAGCAGCTGCGGTGGCCAAAAGTGAAGCTAAGAGTGGTGGTGGGAATAAAAGTTTGGTGTTCTTTGGGAACACACCAAGGGTGTTTGATTTGGAGGACTTGTTGAGAGCTTCTGCCGAAGTGCTTGGGAAGGGGACTTTTGGGACAACTTATAAGGCCACCTTAGAGATGGGAGTGGTGGTGTCCGTGAAAAGGTTAAAGGATGTGACTGTAATGGAGAAGGAATTTCGAGAAAAGATTGAATCTGTTGGGAAGATAAATCATGAGAATTTGGTCCCATTAAGTGCTTATTATTATAACAAGGATGAAAAACTCCTTGTTTATGATTACATGTCAATGGGTAGCTTATCTGCACTTTTACACG GAAATAGAGGAGCTGGTAGGACTCCATTGAATTGGGAGACCAGGTCTGCAATTGCCCTTGGAGCTGCCAGAGGGATTGCATACCTACATTCTCTGGGCCCTGCGATCTCACATGGGAACATTAAATCATCAAATATTCTGCTTACTACATCCTTTGAAGCCCGTGTCGCCGACTTTTGCCTTGCCCAACTTGCAGATCCTGCCCCCACTCCCAACCGCGTAGATGGCTATCGTGCTCCAGAGGTGACAGATGCTCGCAAAGTATCCCAAAAAGCAGATGTTTACAGCTTTGGTATACTGCTCTTGGAATTGCTAACAGGAAAGGCTCCCACTCATTCACACTTGAATGATGAGGGAGTAGACCTTCCAAGATGGGTTCAGTCTGTGGTTAAAGATGAGTGGACTTCGGAGGTGTTCGATCTTGAGCTTCTCCGATATCAGAATGTCGAGGAGTATATGGTTCAACTCTTGCAGCTAGCAATCAACTGTACTACTCAATATCCTGATAACCGTCCTTCAATGGAAGAGGTGAGAAGCCAAATTGAGGAGCTTTGCCATTCTAGCTCACAAGGACATTACCCGCATCTAGATATTGAGGATGACAAGTCCTCCCGACACACATATTCAGTTGATTCAGGTGCACCACCACCTTAA
- the LOC110657843 gene encoding ADP-ribosylation factor-like protein 8c isoform X2, whose product MMEMELALVGLQNAGKTAVVNAIVAGGYSEDMIPTVGFNMKKVTKGNVTIKLWDLGGQQRFRSMWERYCHGVSAILFVVDAADRDSVPISRSELHDLVVNPSLSGIPLLVLGNKIDKSEALSKQALVDQLGLESITDRELCCYMISCKNSINIDVVTDWLVKHSIKAKSSS is encoded by the exons ATGATG GAAATGGAGCTAGCCCTTGTAGGCCTTCAGAATGCTGGAAAGACAGCTGTTGTTAATGCAATTGTT GCAGGAGGGTACAGTGAGGACATGATTCCAACT GTTGGATTTAACATGAAGAAAGTTACAAAAGGCAATGTGACTATAAAGCTTTGGGATCTTGGAGGGCAGCAGAGATTCCGCAGCATGTGGGAGCGTTACTGTCATGGTGTCTCTGCAATTCT GTTTGTAGTTGATGCTGCTGATAGAGATAGTGTTCCCATATCTCGAAGTGAGTTGCATGACCTCGTGGTAAACCCTTCCTTAAGTGGAATCCCTTTGCTTGTTCTTGGTAACAAAATCGACAAGTCTGAAGCTCTTTCAAAGCAGGCTTTGGTGGATCAGCT AGGTCTTGAATCAATCACAGATAGAGAATTGTGCTGCTATATGATTTCATGCAAGAATTCGATAAACATAGATGTTGTCACTGACTGGCTTGTCAAGCACTCAATAAAAGCTAAATCATCATCTTAG
- the LOC110657843 gene encoding ADP-ribosylation factor-like protein 8c isoform X1: MGLWDSLLNWLWSFFVKQEMELALVGLQNAGKTAVVNAIVAGGYSEDMIPTVGFNMKKVTKGNVTIKLWDLGGQQRFRSMWERYCHGVSAILFVVDAADRDSVPISRSELHDLVVNPSLSGIPLLVLGNKIDKSEALSKQALVDQLGLESITDRELCCYMISCKNSINIDVVTDWLVKHSIKAKSSS; the protein is encoded by the exons ATGGGCCTCTGGGATTCCCTTCTCAACTGGCTCTGGAG TTTTTTCGTTAAACAGGAAATGGAGCTAGCCCTTGTAGGCCTTCAGAATGCTGGAAAGACAGCTGTTGTTAATGCAATTGTT GCAGGAGGGTACAGTGAGGACATGATTCCAACT GTTGGATTTAACATGAAGAAAGTTACAAAAGGCAATGTGACTATAAAGCTTTGGGATCTTGGAGGGCAGCAGAGATTCCGCAGCATGTGGGAGCGTTACTGTCATGGTGTCTCTGCAATTCT GTTTGTAGTTGATGCTGCTGATAGAGATAGTGTTCCCATATCTCGAAGTGAGTTGCATGACCTCGTGGTAAACCCTTCCTTAAGTGGAATCCCTTTGCTTGTTCTTGGTAACAAAATCGACAAGTCTGAAGCTCTTTCAAAGCAGGCTTTGGTGGATCAGCT AGGTCTTGAATCAATCACAGATAGAGAATTGTGCTGCTATATGATTTCATGCAAGAATTCGATAAACATAGATGTTGTCACTGACTGGCTTGTCAAGCACTCAATAAAAGCTAAATCATCATCTTAG
- the LOC110657843 gene encoding ADP-ribosylation factor-like protein 8c isoform X3, translating into MELALVGLQNAGKTAVVNAIVAGGYSEDMIPTVGFNMKKVTKGNVTIKLWDLGGQQRFRSMWERYCHGVSAILFVVDAADRDSVPISRSELHDLVVNPSLSGIPLLVLGNKIDKSEALSKQALVDQLGLESITDRELCCYMISCKNSINIDVVTDWLVKHSIKAKSSS; encoded by the exons ATGGAGCTAGCCCTTGTAGGCCTTCAGAATGCTGGAAAGACAGCTGTTGTTAATGCAATTGTT GCAGGAGGGTACAGTGAGGACATGATTCCAACT GTTGGATTTAACATGAAGAAAGTTACAAAAGGCAATGTGACTATAAAGCTTTGGGATCTTGGAGGGCAGCAGAGATTCCGCAGCATGTGGGAGCGTTACTGTCATGGTGTCTCTGCAATTCT GTTTGTAGTTGATGCTGCTGATAGAGATAGTGTTCCCATATCTCGAAGTGAGTTGCATGACCTCGTGGTAAACCCTTCCTTAAGTGGAATCCCTTTGCTTGTTCTTGGTAACAAAATCGACAAGTCTGAAGCTCTTTCAAAGCAGGCTTTGGTGGATCAGCT AGGTCTTGAATCAATCACAGATAGAGAATTGTGCTGCTATATGATTTCATGCAAGAATTCGATAAACATAGATGTTGTCACTGACTGGCTTGTCAAGCACTCAATAAAAGCTAAATCATCATCTTAG